A single Arcobacter sp. FWKO B DNA region contains:
- a CDS encoding PAS domain-containing sensor histidine kinase: MSIDMQKLQQSNNELREIVNNSWDGIGIIDKESKFIYVNNAFSPILGYPKEELLTINFHTIMPSEIQNTFLSLIEKTLHNQYQNEMEVSCLRKDKQTVYLQITLAPMLNKKFFVINAKDITRQKSDAQILNKYVISAHFDIDGKFTKASEAFYYISGYSKDELLTKNYWNIKKDTDKDSFEIIKLAIEQNGYYNGKEHFLKKDESTFWVDIKTQPVHNKYGDIIGYTALMFDITNELTLKNQNTALSKEVTNAKDEIKQKDKILVEQTKLAIMAETLQMISHQWRQPLNIISIKAQKMELDFSFGNEINPDEIVHSLDEIKQTAEELSKTIEDFQNFVELKDYKTKTTPKQVITKAVEIFSNSPDSQKIDFIKDIEKDIEFETYPNELSTILVNILTNAKEAIIRNNTKNGVIKLKEELINDHMVIEISDNGGGIPENIIDKIFEPYFSTKDSMHGVGLGLYACKIIVETHLNGKIEAFNHSSGATIKISLPIE; the protein is encoded by the coding sequence ATGAGTATTGATATGCAAAAATTACAACAAAGTAATAATGAACTAAGAGAAATAGTAAATAATTCTTGGGATGGTATCGGTATTATAGATAAAGAGAGTAAATTTATATATGTCAATAATGCTTTTTCACCAATCCTTGGCTATCCTAAAGAGGAGTTGCTTACTATAAATTTCCATACAATTATGCCTAGTGAGATACAAAATACTTTTTTGTCACTTATTGAAAAAACACTACACAACCAATACCAAAATGAAATGGAAGTTAGTTGTTTAAGAAAAGACAAACAAACCGTTTATCTACAAATTACTCTAGCTCCTATGTTAAATAAAAAATTCTTTGTCATAAATGCGAAAGATATAACAAGACAAAAATCAGATGCACAAATTTTAAATAAATATGTAATCTCTGCACATTTTGATATTGATGGGAAATTTACTAAAGCAAGTGAAGCATTTTATTACATAAGTGGTTATTCAAAAGATGAACTTTTAACCAAAAACTATTGGAATATTAAAAAGGATACAGATAAGGATTCTTTTGAAATAATTAAACTTGCGATTGAACAAAATGGATATTATAATGGAAAAGAGCACTTTTTAAAAAAGGACGAAAGCACTTTTTGGGTAGATATTAAGACTCAACCAGTTCATAATAAATATGGAGATATCATTGGCTATACAGCATTAATGTTTGATATCACAAATGAATTAACATTAAAAAATCAAAATACAGCTTTATCAAAAGAAGTAACCAATGCAAAAGATGAAATAAAACAAAAAGATAAAATTTTAGTAGAACAAACAAAGTTAGCTATTATGGCTGAAACTCTTCAAATGATTTCACATCAGTGGAGACAACCGCTTAATATCATATCAATAAAAGCTCAAAAAATGGAACTTGATTTTAGTTTTGGCAATGAAATAAATCCTGATGAAATAGTACATTCCCTTGATGAAATAAAGCAAACTGCTGAAGAACTTTCTAAAACTATAGAAGATTTTCAAAACTTTGTGGAGTTAAAAGACTATAAAACCAAAACTACACCAAAACAAGTAATCACAAAAGCTGTAGAAATTTTTTCAAATTCACCTGATTCACAAAAAATTGATTTTATCAAAGATATAGAAAAAGATATAGAGTTTGAAACATATCCAAATGAACTTTCTACCATTTTGGTAAATATCTTAACAAATGCCAAAGAGGCTATTATTAGAAATAATACAAAAAATGGTGTAATCAAACTTAAAGAAGAGTTAATTAATGACCATATGGTTATTGAGATAAGTGATAATGGGGGAGGAATTCCTGAAAATATCATTGATAAAATATTTGAGCCTTACTTTAGTACAAAAGATTCAATGCACGGAGTTGGGCTTGGTCTTTATGCTTGTAAAATAATTGTAGAAACTCATTTAAATGGTAAAATAGAAGCATTTAATCACTCAAGTGGGGCAACAATAAAAATATCTTTACCTATTGAGTAA
- the polA gene encoding DNA polymerase I, giving the protein MKSLTIIDTFGFLFRSYYALPPLKSKKGFPTGLLTGFMNFISNIGKDFQTDYLVFAFDSKGDTFRNEIYKEYKAHRAEVPQDLLRQLPIAINWVEKMGFKTAAKVGFEADDIIASIAYAAAKEGYIVRIVSHDKDLYQLIDDDKIFLFDPIKKTVINEAQCIDKYGIEPKYFTEYQSLLGDSTDNIPGVKGVGEKTAKELIMQYKTIDNVFANIDTIEKPRWKKLLEEGKEMAYISKKLVTLAKDAYDFVDIHEYSLPSENPILKISDELEEYDLNAIIKRVHNNGLNFKTQTPVSKNSVDYEYILLNDKESLFKVISSIPSNSVVSLDTETTSLDSQTAKIVGFSFCFNSTTAYYVPIAHTYLGAPVQISIDDAKEAVNRLSNFKLIFQNFKYDYEIIKNNLGISLKLYADTMVMSWLFNPSESSSLDFMAQKLFNHQMITYSDTVKKDETFANVDILQACKYASEDALMTYKLYYKLLELLNVQDQKLMELAYSLEFPFIYILLEMEKNGIKIDTKFLKELEIKSTAKLKELTQEIYLSAGVEFNINSPKQLANILFEHLQLKSLKKTKSGFSTNEQVLHELINEHEIIAKILEYREVHKLHSTYIIPLYNYAIQNKDNRIHTSFLQTGTATGRLSSKNPNLQNIPVRSELGREIRQAFIAQEGHVLVSIDYSQIELRLLAHFSKDESLVNAFNEDKDIHLQTAIKLFGTEDAHSKRDIAKTINFGLIYGMGPKKLSQTLEIEYKVAKKYIDDYFKLFPTVKNYLKSIEDEAQNNHFVKTLLERRRYFDFNSANPMQKAGYLREAVNSVFQGSAADLIKLAMVKIYDKYKDTKDCKMLLQIHDELVFEVKEDMALEISQDIVYIMENIYKLSIPLKAKMHISKKWSELK; this is encoded by the coding sequence ATGAAAAGTTTGACAATTATTGATACATTTGGATTTTTGTTTAGAAGTTATTATGCTCTTCCACCACTAAAATCAAAAAAAGGTTTTCCAACTGGGCTTTTGACTGGGTTTATGAATTTTATTTCTAATATTGGAAAAGATTTCCAGACAGATTATTTAGTATTTGCTTTTGATAGTAAAGGGGATACTTTTAGAAATGAAATATATAAAGAGTATAAAGCTCATCGTGCAGAGGTTCCTCAGGATCTACTAAGACAGCTTCCTATTGCTATAAATTGGGTAGAAAAAATGGGATTTAAAACAGCTGCAAAAGTAGGGTTTGAAGCAGATGATATAATAGCTTCTATAGCATATGCTGCTGCAAAAGAGGGGTATATTGTAAGAATTGTAAGTCATGATAAGGATTTGTACCAATTAATTGATGATGATAAAATATTTTTATTTGATCCAATTAAAAAAACTGTAATCAATGAAGCTCAATGTATTGACAAGTATGGTATTGAGCCAAAATATTTTACTGAATATCAGTCTTTATTAGGTGATAGTACTGATAATATTCCAGGTGTAAAAGGTGTAGGTGAAAAAACAGCAAAAGAGCTTATTATGCAATATAAAACTATCGATAATGTATTTGCAAATATTGATACAATAGAAAAACCAAGGTGGAAAAAGCTTTTAGAAGAGGGTAAGGAGATGGCATATATAAGTAAAAAGCTTGTAACACTTGCAAAAGATGCCTATGATTTTGTAGATATACATGAATACTCTTTGCCATCAGAAAATCCAATACTAAAAATATCAGATGAATTGGAAGAATATGACTTAAATGCTATTATAAAAAGAGTTCATAATAATGGGTTGAATTTCAAGACGCAAACACCTGTTAGTAAGAATTCTGTTGATTATGAATATATTCTATTAAACGATAAAGAGAGTTTATTTAAGGTTATTAGTTCAATTCCAAGCAATAGTGTTGTTTCACTAGATACAGAAACAACATCTCTTGATAGTCAAACTGCAAAAATAGTTGGTTTTTCATTTTGTTTTAATTCCACAACAGCATATTATGTTCCAATAGCACATACCTATTTAGGAGCACCAGTTCAAATTAGTATTGATGATGCAAAAGAGGCAGTAAATAGACTTTCTAATTTTAAACTAATATTTCAAAATTTTAAATATGACTATGAGATTATAAAAAACAACTTAGGAATAAGTTTAAAGTTATATGCAGACACTATGGTAATGAGTTGGTTATTTAATCCTAGTGAATCATCTTCATTAGACTTTATGGCACAAAAACTTTTCAATCATCAAATGATTACCTATTCTGATACCGTCAAAAAAGATGAAACCTTTGCAAATGTTGATATATTACAAGCTTGTAAGTATGCTTCAGAAGATGCTTTAATGACATATAAACTTTATTATAAGTTGCTAGAACTTTTAAATGTTCAAGATCAAAAATTAATGGAACTTGCTTATAGTTTAGAATTCCCATTTATTTATATATTGCTAGAGATGGAAAAAAATGGTATAAAAATAGATACCAAATTTTTAAAAGAACTTGAAATAAAAAGTACTGCAAAACTAAAAGAGTTAACACAAGAGATATATTTGAGTGCAGGAGTTGAATTTAATATTAACTCACCAAAACAGTTAGCAAATATTTTATTTGAACATTTACAATTAAAGTCACTAAAAAAAACAAAAAGTGGTTTTAGCACAAATGAGCAAGTATTGCATGAGTTGATAAATGAACATGAGATAATAGCGAAGATTCTTGAGTATAGGGAAGTACATAAACTTCACTCAACATATATTATCCCTCTTTATAATTATGCAATTCAAAATAAAGATAATAGAATTCATACAAGTTTTTTACAAACAGGTACAGCTACAGGAAGATTGAGTAGTAAAAATCCAAATTTACAAAATATTCCTGTAAGAAGTGAATTAGGACGAGAGATTAGGCAAGCATTTATTGCACAAGAAGGACATGTGCTTGTATCAATAGATTATTCTCAAATTGAACTAAGACTTCTTGCTCATTTTAGTAAAGATGAATCTTTGGTAAATGCCTTTAATGAAGATAAAGATATCCATCTTCAAACTGCTATAAAACTTTTTGGAACAGAAGATGCACATTCAAAAAGAGATATTGCAAAAACAATCAACTTTGGATTGATTTATGGAATGGGACCTAAAAAACTATCTCAAACCCTAGAAATAGAATATAAAGTAGCAAAAAAATATATAGATGATTATTTTAAACTATTCCCTACAGTTAAAAATTATCTAAAATCTATTGAAGATGAAGCTCAAAATAATCATTTTGTAAAAACTTTGTTAGAAAGAAGAAGATATTTTGATTTTAATAGTGCAAATCCAATGCAAAAGGCAGGCTACTTAAGAGAAGCAGTAAATTCAGTTTTTCAAGGGAGTGCAGCTGATTTAATAAAGCTTGCCATGGTAAAAATATATGATAAGTATAAGGATACTAAAGATTGTAAAATGTTACTTCAAATACACGATGAATTGGTATTTGAAGTAAAAGAAGATATGGCTTTAGAAATATCACAAGATATAGTTTATATTATGGAAAACATTTATAAATTATCAATTCCATTGAAGGCAAAAATGCATATTAGTAAAAAATGGAGTGAACTAAAATAG
- a CDS encoding winged helix-turn-helix domain-containing protein translates to MNSKNLRKLKNANLLVVTSDANDDVVCNICSDFKDTKTASNPVEAIAKLNNPHINTDGSISHIDIILIDTNVPNYQDFAKQLKSVMPTIPKILISDKLDDDTILSAVNCEAYTLLSKNVSHEELRVAVIMCLNQAKRGDKVEFAKGIYFDEYRQLFFRKNGEPIDLTKLEFGLLKLLLDRRGDITDYDTIKDQVWRGKKMSIFTMRNVINKIRQKTYYDIIKNFSNKGYAIDEPKNR, encoded by the coding sequence ATGAATAGTAAAAATCTAAGAAAACTAAAAAATGCAAATTTATTAGTTGTTACTTCAGATGCAAATGATGATGTGGTATGTAATATTTGTAGTGACTTCAAAGATACTAAGACTGCTTCAAATCCAGTTGAAGCTATTGCAAAGTTAAACAATCCACATATTAATACAGATGGTTCTATTTCTCATATAGATATAATATTGATAGATACAAATGTACCTAACTATCAAGATTTTGCAAAACAACTTAAGTCAGTAATGCCAACAATTCCAAAAATATTAATATCTGATAAACTTGATGATGATACAATCTTAAGTGCAGTAAATTGTGAGGCATATACACTATTATCAAAAAATGTATCACATGAAGAACTTAGAGTTGCGGTAATTATGTGTTTAAATCAAGCAAAAAGAGGCGATAAAGTTGAGTTTGCTAAAGGGATTTATTTTGATGAGTATAGACAACTATTCTTTAGAAAAAATGGTGAACCAATAGATTTAACAAAACTTGAGTTTGGTTTATTGAAACTTTTATTAGATAGAAGAGGTGATATTACTGATTATGATACAATTAAAGATCAGGTATGGAGAGGCAAAAAAATGTCTATTTTTACTATGAGAAATGTGATTAATAAAATAAGACAAAAAACTTATTATGATATAATTAAGAACTTTTCTAATAAAGGTTACGCGATTGACGAACCTAAAAATAGATAA
- a CDS encoding DUF2116 family Zn-ribbon domain-containing protein, protein MSHCPFCGKKIAMSKAFCSRTCKENYFQLIAIQIPKPFLKRIYIFCNDEQREEEIENFAKRHNWRVDLLKTKIEEVAKDNGYIKGMSPSAKK, encoded by the coding sequence ATGTCACATTGTCCGTTTTGCGGTAAAAAGATAGCTATGAGTAAGGCTTTTTGTTCAAGAACATGTAAAGAAAATTACTTCCAATTGATAGCTATACAAATACCCAAACCTTTTTTGAAAAGAATTTATATTTTTTGTAATGATGAACAAAGAGAAGAAGAAATAGAAAATTTTGCAAAAAGACACAACTGGAGAGTTGATCTGCTTAAGACAAAAATAGAAGAAGTAGCCAAAGATAACGGATATATAAAAGGGATGTCCCCCTCAGCTAAAAAATAG
- a CDS encoding HIT family protein — MYDDNIIYKNEFIYVEIHHSQIPWLKIFTTTPYKEFSECDTNTKQEILRALEIIEKQMLEYFKPTKINIASFGNYLPHVHFHIMARFENDDYFPESMWGIKQRENKLELGSFEIFFANISKLL; from the coding sequence ATGTATGATGATAATATAATTTACAAAAATGAGTTTATATATGTAGAGATTCATCATAGCCAAATCCCTTGGCTAAAAATATTTACTACAACACCATATAAAGAATTTAGTGAATGTGACACAAATACCAAACAAGAAATTTTAAGAGCCCTTGAAATTATAGAAAAACAAATGCTTGAATATTTTAAACCTACTAAAATAAACATAGCTTCTTTTGGCAACTATCTACCTCATGTTCATTTTCATATTATGGCTAGATTTGAGAACGACGATTATTTTCCAGAAAGTATGTGGGGAATTAAGCAAAGAGAAAATAAGTTAGAACTTGGTAGTTTTGAAATATTTTTTGCAAATATTTCAAAACTACTATAA
- a CDS encoding HAD family hydrolase, whose protein sequence is MRKKDLLIFDMDGTLIDSGNVISNTINYVRANFDLEPLEKSYLLENLNNPHINSAEFFYGTPTFTQEQTKLFEEYYHEHCISDLILYDGVLELLVTTQKDFILTIATNANSIFAKKMLKHLEINSFFNYIVGADMVENSKPQPDMIHKVIKELNHSNQSTLIGDSHKDFLAAQNANINSILVNWGFSYHGENGVNTTQDLIKKIYNV, encoded by the coding sequence ATGAGAAAAAAAGATTTACTTATTTTTGATATGGATGGAACACTAATTGATAGTGGAAATGTAATATCAAATACAATTAACTATGTAAGGGCAAATTTTGATTTAGAACCTTTGGAAAAATCATATCTATTAGAAAATCTAAACAATCCCCACATTAATAGTGCAGAATTTTTTTATGGAACCCCTACTTTTACACAAGAACAAACAAAACTATTTGAAGAATATTACCATGAACACTGTATAAGTGACTTAATCCTTTATGATGGCGTTTTAGAACTTTTGGTTACAACTCAAAAAGATTTTATACTAACCATTGCTACAAATGCAAACTCTATTTTTGCTAAAAAAATGTTAAAACACTTAGAAATTAATAGTTTCTTTAATTATATTGTTGGTGCAGATATGGTTGAAAACTCAAAGCCACAACCTGATATGATACATAAAGTTATAAAAGAGTTAAATCACTCTAATCAATCTACTTTGATTGGCGATAGTCATAAAGATTTTCTTGCTGCACAAAATGCCAATATTAATTCAATTTTGGTAAATTGGGGTTTTTCATACCATGGTGAAAATGGAGTTAATACTACTCAAGATCTTATTAAAAAGATTTACAATGTATGA
- a CDS encoding YggS family pyridoxal phosphate-dependent enzyme, translated as MTKEQSVKNLDEIITKIESARLKCNAHHIVSLVGISKYNTADDIKTLYLSGQRAFGENKVQDLKEKSSQLNDYPISWHFVGRLQTNKINQLIDLAPVLMHSLEDYDLANELDKRLKIKNKKMKCLLQINSAKEESKAGVMPEVAVETYKKIKQDFTNIELIGVMSIGAHSDDKELIKKSFITTKNIFDTLKNDGATICSMGMSSDYELAIELGSNMVRIGSSLFKD; from the coding sequence ATGACTAAAGAACAATCTGTTAAAAATCTTGATGAAATAATTACAAAAATTGAAAGTGCAAGACTTAAATGTAATGCACATCATATTGTGTCATTAGTTGGAATTAGTAAATACAATACAGCAGATGATATCAAAACACTATATCTTTCAGGTCAAAGAGCATTTGGTGAAAACAAAGTACAAGATTTAAAAGAAAAATCTTCACAACTTAATGACTATCCAATATCATGGCATTTTGTTGGAAGACTTCAAACAAATAAGATAAATCAACTTATAGATTTAGCTCCTGTTTTAATGCACTCTTTAGAAGACTATGACCTAGCAAATGAACTTGATAAAAGATTAAAAATAAAAAATAAAAAAATGAAATGCTTACTTCAGATAAATAGTGCAAAAGAAGAAAGCAAAGCTGGTGTTATGCCTGAAGTTGCGGTAGAAACATATAAAAAAATAAAACAAGACTTTACAAATATAGAGCTTATCGGGGTAATGAGCATTGGAGCTCATAGCGACGATAAAGAACTTATCAAAAAAAGCTTCATTACAACAAAAAATATCTTTGATACCCTAAAAAATGATGGTGCTACTATTTGTTCTATGGGAATGAGTAGTGATTATGAACTTGCTATTGAACTTGGTAGCAATATGGTAAGAATTGGTTCTTCCTTATTTAAAGATTGA
- the rseP gene encoding RIP metalloprotease RseP → MGLITFLLVLSLLIFIHELGHFLAARYFGVTVHKFSIGFGKPIYKKYYKGTLWQVATIPLGGYVQMKGQDDMHPTLQDSGSDSYNQKKPWQRIVILFAGPFANFFLAAILFFFIAILGSNNISPTIGTVLENSPAQKAGLMADDVILKINDKDIKSWDDLSKIIKKSNEPLRFIVLRENKQRAITLYPQMMDSKNMFGEDIRQKMIGISPAPKIITVEHSPLEAIAFAYEKTIESSKMIFLGVQKLIQGIVPSSEIGGVITIGKVISDASEVGLVALLGITALISVNLGVLNLLPIPALDGGHIMFNLYEMITRKKPNEKVLLNLTIGGWVILIFLMGLGLYNDINRILNGWWG, encoded by the coding sequence TTGGGTTTGATTACATTTTTATTGGTATTGTCACTTCTTATATTTATACATGAATTAGGACACTTTTTAGCTGCTAGATATTTTGGGGTTACAGTACATAAGTTTTCTATAGGTTTTGGTAAACCGATATATAAAAAATATTATAAAGGGACACTTTGGCAAGTTGCAACTATACCACTTGGTGGTTATGTACAAATGAAAGGTCAAGATGATATGCACCCTACTTTGCAAGATAGTGGCAGTGATAGCTATAACCAAAAAAAACCATGGCAAAGAATTGTAATACTTTTTGCTGGACCTTTTGCTAACTTCTTTCTTGCAGCCATATTATTCTTTTTTATTGCAATACTTGGAAGTAATAATATATCTCCAACAATCGGTACTGTTTTAGAAAACTCTCCAGCACAAAAAGCTGGCTTGATGGCTGATGATGTTATCTTAAAAATAAATGATAAAGATATCAAAAGCTGGGATGATTTAAGTAAAATAATCAAAAAATCAAACGAACCTCTAAGATTTATTGTTTTAAGAGAGAATAAACAAAGAGCTATAACACTTTATCCACAAATGATGGATTCTAAAAATATGTTTGGTGAAGATATTAGACAAAAAATGATAGGAATTTCTCCTGCACCAAAAATTATCACCGTTGAACACTCACCACTTGAAGCTATAGCATTTGCATATGAAAAAACTATAGAATCAAGCAAAATGATTTTTTTAGGTGTTCAGAAATTAATTCAAGGAATTGTACCAAGTAGTGAAATTGGAGGGGTTATTACTATTGGCAAAGTCATTTCAGATGCAAGTGAAGTTGGACTTGTGGCACTTTTGGGTATTACAGCATTAATATCTGTTAATCTTGGTGTATTAAACCTATTACCTATCCCTGCACTTGATGGAGGACATATAATGTTTAATTTATATGAAATGATAACTAGAAAAAAACCAAATGAAAAAGTATTATTAAATCTAACTATAGGTGGATGGGTTATATTGATATTTTTAATGGGACTAGGTCTATATAATGATATAAATAGAATATTAAATGGCTGGTGGGGATAA
- the pgsA gene encoding CDP-diacylglycerol--glycerol-3-phosphate 3-phosphatidyltransferase → MNLPNSLAMLRIAIAPLMLWFLVDRNNPLFDGWHLSWFDYIAGLLFVIASITDFFDGYIARQWEQMTKLGAILDPLADKMLMLAGFLGLMVIDRADVWAVFLILTREFFITGLRVVAISEGKNIAASMWGKSKTVIQMIAIGFLIMNWPFATALLWIAVAITLYSGYEYIKEYFN, encoded by the coding sequence ATGAATTTACCTAACTCTTTAGCAATGCTTAGAATTGCCATAGCACCTTTGATGCTATGGTTTTTGGTGGATAGAAACAATCCACTATTTGACGGTTGGCACCTTAGCTGGTTTGACTATATAGCTGGACTTTTGTTTGTTATAGCTAGTATTACAGATTTTTTTGATGGGTACATAGCAAGACAATGGGAACAAATGACAAAACTTGGTGCCATACTTGATCCACTTGCTGACAAAATGTTGATGCTAGCAGGTTTTTTAGGGCTTATGGTTATAGATAGAGCTGATGTTTGGGCTGTATTTTTAATTCTTACTAGAGAATTTTTTATTACTGGACTAAGAGTCGTTGCAATATCTGAAGGTAAAAATATAGCTGCATCTATGTGGGGAAAAAGTAAAACTGTTATTCAAATGATTGCTATTGGATTTTTAATAATGAATTGGCCATTTGCAACTGCTTTATTATGGATTGCTGTTGCTATTACACTATATAGTGGATATGAGTATATAAAAGAATATTTTAATTAA
- a CDS encoding GGDEF domain-containing protein: MNTQSRISFSLFMIMVVMFVIMIANLVYNFRDYSINTAINKAETIAQSVKHGLTAHMINGVMDHREVFLKEIENLEGLENLWLVRGQNVTEQYGIGFINEGARDDIDKEVLQSGQFKHELNESIFGSSSLRVTIPYIATTTGRIDCLSCHDAKVGDTLGVISMVVNIDDLKTYGVSSIAYAVLILFALMVVIMIFVNRLIGPYMTLFDSIKEVMSSAQNGDYSKRVIGSHRTESKEVANWVNGLLEKLQSTLNEIENKIHVFLTKQDFCEKKDPLVEVNNTVSRLSDIYNFRKTIEHDEDLETVYERIAEVLRNKVELEDFVIIEADNLLHTTTEVHIEKNSHCNANGNCRADRTNSLVDSCQFKKICSKFEFNDKQYMCVPYSISNDLDIVVSIVTHDEIESARVRKKLPMIQDYIDAAKPEIVGKKLMQQLEKSARTDPLTGLYNRKYLEESIDKMVKQANRSKINYGILMVDIDYFKMINDTYGHDVGDEAIRVIAQTLIENTRESDIVVRFGGEEFIVLLYNCDSTYIKDIAEKIRIAFAAKKIKAGNGYFNKTVSIGGAMYPEHGDTFWKSIKYADMALYEAKESGRDRVVIFDSSLLSDESPMDTNY; encoded by the coding sequence ATGAATACTCAGTCTCGTATTTCTTTTTCACTTTTTATGATAATGGTAGTTATGTTTGTAATAATGATAGCTAACTTAGTTTATAACTTTAGAGATTACTCAATAAACACTGCCATCAATAAAGCAGAAACAATAGCCCAAAGTGTAAAACATGGACTTACTGCACATATGATAAATGGTGTAATGGATCATAGAGAAGTATTTTTAAAAGAGATCGAAAACCTTGAAGGATTAGAAAACTTATGGCTTGTGCGTGGACAAAATGTTACTGAACAATACGGTATTGGTTTTATTAATGAAGGCGCAAGGGATGATATTGACAAAGAGGTTTTACAAAGCGGTCAATTTAAACATGAACTAAATGAATCTATATTTGGTTCAAGTTCATTAAGAGTAACTATTCCATATATTGCAACAACAACTGGTAGAATTGATTGTTTAAGCTGTCATGATGCAAAAGTTGGAGACACTCTTGGTGTTATTTCAATGGTTGTTAATATAGATGACCTAAAAACTTATGGTGTTTCATCGATTGCTTATGCTGTCTTAATCTTATTTGCTTTGATGGTTGTTATCATGATTTTTGTGAACAGACTAATTGGACCATATATGACGCTATTTGATTCAATCAAAGAAGTTATGAGTTCAGCACAAAATGGTGATTATTCAAAAAGAGTTATCGGTTCACACAGAACTGAAAGTAAAGAAGTTGCAAATTGGGTCAATGGGTTATTAGAAAAACTTCAATCAACGCTTAATGAGATAGAAAATAAAATCCATGTCTTTTTAACAAAACAAGATTTTTGTGAGAAAAAAGATCCATTAGTAGAGGTAAATAATACCGTTTCAAGACTTTCAGATATATATAATTTTAGAAAAACTATAGAACATGATGAAGACCTAGAGACTGTTTATGAAAGAATTGCTGAAGTTCTAAGGAATAAAGTTGAATTAGAAGATTTTGTAATAATTGAAGCAGATAACCTACTTCATACCACAACAGAAGTTCATATAGAAAAAAATTCACATTGCAATGCAAATGGTAACTGTAGAGCTGATAGAACAAACTCTTTAGTTGATTCTTGTCAGTTTAAAAAGATATGTTCTAAATTTGAATTCAATGACAAGCAATATATGTGTGTGCCATATTCTATTTCTAACGATTTAGATATTGTAGTTTCTATTGTAACACACGATGAAATTGAGTCTGCAAGAGTTAGAAAAAAACTCCCTATGATCCAAGACTATATTGATGCTGCAAAACCAGAAATTGTTGGTAAAAAATTGATGCAACAACTTGAAAAATCAGCAAGAACTGATCCATTAACTGGTCTATATAATAGAAAATATCTTGAAGAGTCTATTGATAAAATGGTAAAACAAGCCAATAGAAGTAAAATCAATTATGGTATTTTGATGGTTGATATAGATTATTTTAAAATGATAAATGATACTTATGGACATGATGTAGGTGATGAAGCAATAAGAGTTATAGCTCAAACACTTATTGAAAATACTAGAGAATCTGATATTGTAGTAAGATTTGGTGGAGAAGAGTTTATTGTATTATTATACAATTGTGATTCAACATACATAAAAGATATAGCTGAAAAAATAAGAATTGCATTTGCTGCTAAAAAAATTAAAGCAGGAAATGGTTATTTTAATAAGACAGTAAGTATTGGTGGTGCTATGTATCCTGAACACGGTGATACTTTCTGGAAATCAATTAAATATGCAGATATGGCACTTTATGAAGCAAAAGAAAGTGGTAGAGATAGAGTTGTTATTTTTGATTCTTCACTCTTAAGTGATGAAAGTCCTATGGATACAAACTACTAA